A genomic region of Rhea pennata isolate bPtePen1 chromosome 14, bPtePen1.pri, whole genome shotgun sequence contains the following coding sequences:
- the LECT2 gene encoding leukocyte cell-derived chemotaxin-2, which translates to MHRVTAVIFAIAISSAAAAQWANICSGQPANKIRGCDSTGCGGYNLREGRKHKGVDVVCKDGSTVYAPFTGKIDRQTRPYGNGNAIDDGVQLSGSGFCIKMYFIKPVKHSGPIRKGEKIGVMLPMQIIYRATISHIHIQNCDLTDPTPNL; encoded by the exons ATGCATCGAGTCACAGCAGTCATTTTTGCGATTGCAATCTCCAGTG ctgctgcagcacagtggGCAAATATCTGCTCGGGTCAACCTGCAAACAAAATCAGAGGCTGCGACTCCACGGGCTGTGGTGGATACAACCTCAG agaagggaggaaacaCAAAGGGGTGGACGTGGTGTGCAAGGATGGGTCCACGGTCTACGCGCCGTTCACGGGGAAGATCGACAGACAAACCAGGCCGTACGGCAATGGCAACGCCATCGATGACGGAGTGCAGCTTTCCGGATCAG GATTCTGCATTAAGATGTACTTCATCAAACCGGTCAAGCACAGTGGCCCCATAAGGAAGGGCGAGAAAATCGGTGTCATGCTGCCCATGCAAATCATCTACCGAGCCACCATCTCCCACATCCACATCCAGAACTGTGACTTAACCGACCCGACCCCCAACTTGTAA